The Streptomyces sp. RKAG293 genome includes a region encoding these proteins:
- a CDS encoding DUF6059 family protein → MSQLAKWSVTYFLGPVYRALVTYGTFYVPITPYLYPSGRTAGLGRQQQRQPVPSFGGPVAGHPEALRPDVPLSSFEREAARQLGLVHGFERS, encoded by the coding sequence ATGAGCCAGCTCGCCAAGTGGTCTGTCACCTACTTCCTGGGCCCGGTCTACCGGGCGTTGGTGACCTACGGGACGTTCTACGTGCCCATCACCCCGTACCTCTACCCGTCGGGCCGCACCGCGGGGCTGGGACGGCAGCAGCAGCGCCAGCCGGTGCCGAGTTTCGGCGGTCCCGTCGCCGGGCACCCGGAGGCCCTCCGTCCGGATGTCCCGCTGAGCTCCTTCGAACGCGAGGCGGCCCGCCAGCTGGGCCTTGTGCACGGGTTCGAACGCTCCTGA
- a CDS encoding cytochrome P450 — translation MTTYPPPRPSATQVPPAYQELRAGCPVARVTLPSGDPGYLVSRYEDVREVLGGADFSRAATVLPQAPKLTAMPFDAGGLFTLDPPEHTRLRALVTAEFTAGRVRALRPRIEQAAERLVDGMITAGEGVDLIGAYAFPLPAFVICELLGVPYEDRDRFRGWSDALLSLTAHSPEVMRANRDELVGYLADLVGAKRREPGDDLLSALVQAHDEHGSLSHLELLTMAMTLLVAGHETTAGMIGTCVFTLLREPDGFATLLRRPASVVEELLRHNPMGDGGPLRVTLRDTEVAGVPIPANSAVIASICSANRDERVFPDADTFHPGRPGPSHLAFGHGVHHCLGAPLARAELEIALTTLARALPKLRLAVPEQDITMHTGLLVNRLTALPVTW, via the coding sequence GTGACCACCTACCCGCCGCCCCGGCCGTCCGCGACGCAGGTGCCACCGGCCTACCAGGAACTCCGCGCGGGCTGCCCGGTCGCCCGGGTCACCCTGCCCAGCGGCGACCCGGGGTATCTGGTGAGCCGTTACGAGGACGTCCGTGAAGTGCTCGGCGGCGCCGACTTCAGCCGTGCGGCCACCGTCCTCCCGCAGGCCCCGAAACTGACCGCGATGCCGTTCGACGCGGGTGGCCTGTTCACCCTGGACCCGCCCGAGCACACCCGGCTGCGGGCCCTGGTCACCGCCGAGTTCACCGCGGGCCGGGTGCGCGCGCTGCGGCCGCGGATCGAGCAGGCCGCCGAGCGGCTCGTCGACGGGATGATCACCGCGGGTGAGGGCGTCGACCTCATCGGCGCCTACGCGTTCCCGCTGCCCGCCTTCGTCATCTGCGAGCTGCTGGGCGTGCCCTACGAGGACCGGGACCGCTTCCGCGGCTGGTCCGACGCGCTGCTGTCGCTCACCGCGCACTCCCCCGAGGTGATGCGGGCCAACCGTGACGAACTGGTGGGGTATCTCGCGGACCTGGTCGGCGCCAAGCGCCGCGAGCCCGGCGACGATCTGCTCAGCGCGCTGGTGCAGGCGCACGACGAGCACGGCAGCCTCAGTCATCTGGAACTGCTCACGATGGCGATGACGCTGCTGGTCGCCGGGCACGAGACGACCGCCGGAATGATCGGCACCTGCGTGTTCACCCTGCTGCGCGAGCCGGACGGCTTCGCGACGCTGCTGCGCCGGCCCGCCTCCGTGGTGGAGGAGCTGCTGCGCCACAACCCGATGGGCGACGGCGGCCCGCTGCGGGTGACCCTGCGCGACACCGAGGTCGCGGGCGTGCCGATCCCCGCCAACAGCGCCGTCATCGCCTCGATCTGCTCCGCCAACCGCGACGAGCGGGTCTTCCCGGACGCGGACACCTTCCACCCCGGCCGGCCCGGCCCGTCGCATCTGGCGTTCGGTCACGGCGTCCACCACTGCCTGGGCGCGCCGCTGGCCCGCGCCGAACTGGAGATCGCGCTGACGACGCTGGCGCGCGCGCTGCCGAAGCTGCGGCTGGCCGTTCCCGAGCAGGACATCACGATGCACACCGGACTGCTGGTGAACCGGCTGACGGCGCTGCCGGTCACCTGGTGA
- a CDS encoding DUF4260 family protein, producing the protein MPPNPGSGTVPPVAPTASRGRVPDRAPAPAHWSGAPATWAHRHPAGRAVSLAVGLSALGGAVALGGTRDKVLWFCAVAPDTALLIGIAGAPTWHRMPSYAVRPYNLLHSPAVPAVLLTAAALTGRRRLAVAGLAWLGHIGWDRACGYGPRDAAGHVTR; encoded by the coding sequence ATGCCCCCGAACCCCGGCAGCGGAACCGTCCCGCCGGTCGCGCCCACCGCCTCGCGGGGCCGCGTCCCGGACCGGGCACCCGCCCCCGCCCACTGGAGCGGCGCTCCCGCCACCTGGGCGCACCGCCACCCGGCCGGGCGGGCGGTCAGCCTGGCGGTGGGCCTGAGCGCGCTGGGCGGGGCGGTGGCGCTGGGCGGGACACGCGACAAGGTGCTGTGGTTCTGCGCGGTGGCGCCGGACACCGCCCTGCTGATCGGCATCGCCGGCGCGCCCACCTGGCACCGGATGCCGTCCTACGCGGTGCGCCCGTACAACCTGCTGCACTCGCCCGCGGTCCCGGCCGTCCTGCTGACGGCGGCGGCGCTCACCGGGCGCCGCCGCCTCGCCGTCGCGGGTCTCGCCTGGCTCGGGCACATCGGCTGGGACCGCGCCTGCGGTTACGGACCGCGGGACGCGGCCGGCCACGTCACCAGGTGA
- a CDS encoding response regulator transcription factor: protein MIHVLLAEDMHMVRGALVALLNLEVDIKVIAEVESGDEIVPTSVRMRPDVAVIDIDLPGIDGLTAAAELHQQMPSCRTLILTSLGRPGNLRRALDAHVSGFILKDAPPAKLAQAIRSVRAGERVIDSHLALAAWDTGENPLTRREVEVLRLTANGAEAVEIAARLFLSVGTVRNYLTTILAKLNARNKVDAIRIARDAGWL, encoded by the coding sequence ATGATTCACGTTCTCCTCGCGGAGGACATGCACATGGTCCGCGGTGCGCTGGTCGCCCTGCTGAACCTCGAGGTCGACATCAAGGTCATTGCCGAGGTGGAGTCCGGGGACGAGATCGTGCCGACGTCCGTCCGGATGCGCCCCGATGTAGCGGTGATCGACATCGATCTTCCGGGCATCGACGGTCTGACCGCCGCCGCGGAACTGCATCAGCAGATGCCGTCCTGCCGGACGTTGATCCTCACGAGCCTCGGCAGACCCGGCAACCTCCGCCGGGCCCTGGACGCGCATGTCTCCGGATTCATCCTCAAGGACGCGCCGCCGGCCAAGCTGGCCCAGGCGATCCGCAGTGTGCGCGCGGGGGAGCGGGTGATCGACTCCCATCTCGCCCTGGCGGCCTGGGACACCGGCGAGAACCCGCTCACCCGGCGCGAGGTCGAGGTCCTGCGGCTGACCGCCAACGGCGCGGAGGCGGTGGAGATAGCCGCCCGGCTGTTCCTGTCGGTCGGCACGGTGCGCAACTATCTGACGACCATCCTCGCCAAGCTCAACGCGCGTAACAAGGTCGACGCCATCAGGATCGCCCGCGACGCGGGCTGGCTGTAA
- a CDS encoding histidine kinase, whose translation MPRLGRVIVALTTFGYLALAISSMLGRHVATRDIALGIPILILLFLLQNLHSLPNRGGARPRYWIWTLSAQGLLTYIPFLIFKESWVGMPGFFSGSLLLWIPGAAGWISAGTVSVTLFLIEKQLGADSFTSFYYGCGAAIIGLSIFGLTRLVDLLVEVQRARAELARLAVAQERDRVARDLHDLLGYSLSAITLKGELVYRLVNSQPERACEEISTMLAISRQALSDVRMVASRYRDMSLAAEIAATRAVLVSADIATVVTVDCGPLEDRVNTVLSTVLREGVSNLLRHSKAQHCVIEVVLDKGVVRLRLENDGLNSSPPVATRRDGRGLDNLCTRLGELGGTLNAAAAEDGWFRLVALVPLAGAAA comes from the coding sequence GTGCCCCGGCTCGGCCGGGTCATCGTCGCGCTGACGACGTTCGGTTATCTGGCGCTGGCGATATCGAGCATGTTGGGACGGCATGTCGCGACGCGTGACATCGCGTTGGGGATCCCGATACTGATCCTGCTGTTCCTGCTGCAGAATCTGCACTCGCTGCCCAATCGCGGTGGCGCCAGACCCCGTTACTGGATCTGGACGCTGTCCGCGCAGGGCCTGCTCACCTACATCCCCTTCCTGATCTTCAAGGAGAGCTGGGTGGGGATGCCCGGCTTCTTCTCCGGATCCCTCCTGCTCTGGATACCCGGCGCCGCCGGATGGATCAGCGCGGGAACGGTGTCGGTCACGCTGTTCCTGATCGAGAAACAGCTCGGCGCCGATTCGTTCACCTCCTTCTACTACGGCTGCGGCGCCGCGATCATCGGCCTGTCGATCTTCGGGCTGACCCGGCTGGTGGACCTGCTCGTCGAGGTGCAGCGGGCCCGCGCCGAACTCGCCCGGCTGGCGGTGGCGCAGGAGCGCGACCGGGTCGCGAGGGATCTGCACGATCTGCTCGGCTACAGCCTCTCCGCGATCACCCTCAAGGGAGAGCTCGTCTACCGGCTGGTGAACAGCCAGCCGGAGCGGGCCTGCGAGGAGATCTCCACGATGCTGGCCATCTCCCGTCAGGCACTGTCCGATGTGCGCATGGTCGCCAGCAGATACCGCGACATGTCGCTGGCCGCCGAGATAGCCGCCACCCGGGCCGTACTGGTCTCGGCCGACATCGCCACCGTGGTGACGGTCGACTGCGGGCCGCTGGAGGACCGGGTCAACACGGTGCTGTCCACCGTGCTGCGGGAGGGCGTGTCGAACCTGCTGCGGCACAGCAAGGCGCAGCACTGCGTCATCGAAGTGGTCCTGGACAAGGGCGTGGTGCGCCTGCGGCTGGAGAACGACGGGCTCAACAGCTCGCCGCCGGTCGCGACCCGGCGGGACGGCCGAGGGCTCGACAACCTCTGCACGAGGCTCGGTGAACTGGGCGGCACGCTCAACGCCGCGGCGGCCGAGGACGGCTGGTTCCGGCTGGTCGCGCTGGTACCGCTGGCCGGCGCGGCGGCGTAG
- a CDS encoding fatty acyl-AMP ligase — translation MSGQADFAELVRQQAEARTGQEAFAFIGEARDGAAKVDRISYGRLDREARRLGAWLQDHNAAGKRVLILQDQGPLFIACFLGCLYAGAVAVPAPPPGGTRRHIERVVGIVKDSAASFALTDSRHAPVISQLLAEAGHGDVVCLATDALPADAIAPADPDDWRRPDLSLDDLAFLQYTSGSTSEPKGVMISHRNLLANQRAIQRAMGTGARSRIGGWLPFHHDMGLVGHLLHPLWLGAQGVIMPAMSFVRRPVRWLQMVSEYGITTGGGPNFAYELCVQRVTDEQVAELDLSRWENAVNGAEPVRAETLCAFAEKFRPAGLDPSALYPCYGMAEATLLVSGGIPGSRAPQLPVDAAALERHRLEDPTPGRPVRTLVGSGLVRDFDLRIVDPESGRVKMPGAIGEIWIRGDSVAQGYWNRPAETSYAFQAVTASGESGFLRTGDLGVVRDGELFVTGRLKDVMIVAGRNLYPQDVERTVQRVSALFSSTVVFAVDSDREHVVVVQEVRSGRTFDADLPGLVSQVQQKVSREFAMPVRNVVLVRPGTVRRTTSGKLQRAAMRQLFLADRLRPLHEVVDPDLKRLVRHG, via the coding sequence TTGTCTGGACAAGCGGACTTCGCAGAGTTAGTGCGGCAGCAGGCCGAGGCGCGGACCGGCCAAGAGGCCTTCGCCTTCATCGGGGAGGCCAGGGACGGGGCCGCGAAGGTCGACCGGATCTCCTACGGCCGGCTCGACCGGGAGGCCCGGCGGCTGGGCGCCTGGCTGCAGGACCACAACGCGGCCGGCAAGCGGGTGTTGATACTGCAGGACCAGGGTCCGCTGTTCATCGCCTGCTTCCTCGGTTGTCTGTACGCCGGAGCGGTCGCGGTGCCCGCCCCGCCGCCCGGCGGCACCCGCCGGCACATCGAACGCGTCGTCGGCATCGTCAAGGACTCCGCCGCGTCGTTCGCGCTCACCGACTCCCGCCACGCGCCGGTCATCTCCCAGCTGCTGGCCGAGGCAGGCCACGGCGACGTGGTGTGCCTGGCGACCGACGCGCTGCCCGCCGACGCCATCGCGCCGGCCGACCCGGACGACTGGCGGCGCCCGGACCTCTCGCTGGACGACCTGGCCTTCCTGCAGTACACCTCGGGCTCCACCAGCGAGCCCAAGGGCGTGATGATCTCGCACCGCAATCTGCTCGCCAACCAGCGGGCGATCCAGCGGGCGATGGGCACCGGCGCCCGGTCCCGGATCGGCGGCTGGCTGCCCTTCCACCACGACATGGGCCTGGTCGGCCATCTGCTGCACCCGCTGTGGCTGGGCGCACAGGGCGTGATCATGCCGGCGATGAGTTTCGTACGGCGTCCCGTGCGCTGGCTGCAGATGGTCTCCGAGTACGGGATCACCACCGGCGGCGGCCCCAACTTCGCCTACGAGCTGTGCGTGCAGCGCGTCACCGACGAGCAGGTCGCCGAACTGGACCTCTCCCGCTGGGAGAACGCCGTCAACGGGGCCGAGCCGGTGCGGGCCGAGACGCTCTGCGCCTTCGCCGAGAAGTTCAGGCCCGCCGGTCTCGACCCCTCGGCGCTCTACCCCTGCTACGGGATGGCGGAGGCGACGCTGCTGGTGTCCGGCGGCATCCCCGGCAGCCGGGCGCCCCAACTCCCGGTGGACGCCGCCGCGCTGGAGCGCCACCGGCTGGAGGACCCCACGCCCGGCCGGCCCGTCCGTACCCTGGTCGGCTCCGGTCTGGTCCGGGACTTCGACCTGCGGATCGTCGACCCGGAGAGCGGCCGGGTGAAGATGCCCGGCGCCATAGGCGAGATCTGGATCCGTGGCGACAGCGTCGCGCAGGGGTACTGGAACCGGCCCGCCGAGACCTCGTACGCCTTCCAGGCGGTCACCGCGAGCGGGGAGAGCGGCTTCCTGCGCACCGGGGACCTCGGAGTGGTGCGCGACGGCGAGCTGTTCGTCACCGGGCGGCTGAAGGACGTCATGATCGTCGCCGGGCGCAATCTGTACCCGCAGGACGTGGAGCGCACCGTGCAGCGGGTGAGCGCCCTGTTCAGCTCGACGGTGGTCTTCGCCGTCGACTCCGACCGCGAGCACGTGGTGGTGGTCCAGGAGGTACGGTCCGGGCGCACCTTCGACGCCGACCTGCCCGGCCTGGTGTCGCAGGTGCAGCAGAAGGTGTCGCGGGAGTTCGCGATGCCGGTGCGCAACGTGGTGCTGGTCAGGCCCGGGACCGTGCGCAGGACCACCAGCGGCAAGCTGCAGCGCGCCGCCATGCGGCAGTTGTTCCTCGCCGACCGGCTGCGGCCGCTGCACGAGGTGGTCGATCCGGACCTGAAGCGTCTGGTGCGGCACGGCTGA
- a CDS encoding FAD-dependent monooxygenase yields MTAPPPAGTDVVVVGGGPAGLALALALVRLGVRTTVLERSAGGRRDFRGESLSPDGVRLLDRCGVLEPLRAIALPVRRLEVADGGRTVLDVGFESFPYPYRFPLEIPQSLLLAEIEAAAERQDGFRMLRGWTAKGLLSTDGRTAGVRAAGPGGAECEIRARLTVGADGRYGKIRQLAELDAHVRPLDRDVIWMRLPRPVEWTDAAYRIRIRGDRHALLLPDSGGTVRVGLNIPKGGLRELRRSGLDALHERLGELAPELAAPARQTLRDWSDTALLDIFSTTVPHWSAPGAVLIGDAAHTLSPVLGQGVNHALADAAALAPLAAAALHSGEPAGLDRATAQFQRQRSREVARSRRLQLRQERIFTWSAPAAVAVRRGVYRALDGSARLRARMLEPAYFADQRAERARGARREDHDEHEQEART; encoded by the coding sequence ATGACCGCCCCGCCGCCCGCCGGGACCGACGTGGTCGTGGTCGGCGGCGGGCCGGCCGGACTCGCGCTGGCCCTCGCACTGGTCCGGCTCGGGGTGCGCACGACCGTGCTGGAACGCTCCGCCGGCGGCCGCCGCGACTTCCGCGGCGAGTCGCTGTCCCCGGACGGCGTCCGGCTGCTGGACCGCTGCGGCGTCCTGGAACCGCTGCGCGCCATCGCCCTGCCGGTGCGCCGGCTGGAGGTCGCCGACGGCGGCAGGACCGTACTCGACGTCGGCTTCGAGTCCTTCCCCTATCCGTACCGCTTCCCGCTGGAGATCCCGCAGTCCCTGCTGCTCGCCGAGATCGAGGCCGCGGCGGAGCGCCAGGACGGCTTCCGGATGCTGCGCGGCTGGACCGCCAAGGGCCTGCTGTCCACGGACGGCAGGACCGCCGGCGTGCGGGCCGCCGGGCCCGGCGGGGCGGAGTGCGAGATCCGCGCCCGGCTCACCGTCGGCGCGGACGGCCGCTACGGAAAGATCCGCCAACTCGCCGAACTCGACGCCCACGTGCGGCCGCTGGACCGGGACGTGATCTGGATGCGGCTGCCGCGCCCCGTCGAGTGGACGGACGCGGCCTACCGGATCCGGATCCGCGGCGACCGGCACGCCCTGCTGCTCCCCGACTCCGGCGGCACCGTCCGGGTCGGCCTCAACATCCCCAAGGGCGGGCTGCGCGAACTGCGCAGGTCAGGACTGGACGCGCTGCACGAGCGGCTCGGCGAGCTCGCCCCCGAACTGGCGGCGCCCGCCCGGCAGACGCTGCGGGACTGGTCCGACACCGCGCTGCTGGACATCTTCAGCACCACCGTGCCGCACTGGTCGGCGCCGGGCGCCGTACTGATCGGCGACGCCGCGCACACCCTGTCGCCCGTCCTCGGGCAGGGCGTCAACCACGCCCTCGCCGACGCGGCAGCCCTCGCGCCGCTGGCCGCCGCCGCGCTCCACAGCGGGGAACCAGCCGGACTCGACCGCGCCACGGCACAGTTCCAGCGACAGCGGTCCCGCGAGGTGGCCCGCTCCCGGCGGCTGCAACTGCGCCAGGAGCGGATCTTCACCTGGTCGGCCCCGGCCGCCGTGGCGGTGCGCCGCGGCGTCTACCGGGCGCTCGACGGCTCCGCCCGGCTGCGCGCCCGGATGCTGGAGCCGGCGTACTTCGCCGACCAGCGGGCCGAACGGGCCCGCGGCGCACGGCGCGAGGACCACGACGAGCACGAGCAGGAGGCACGGACATGA
- a CDS encoding alpha/beta hydrolase: MTTRLGADDAIGLEELRGLSLLHAQAQGIEPGAAQELLARITEPWGDRPRSWGRVWCAEGDRLAGQGLHLEASRHYAMARFPYPGDAPRQEAQRRCVAAFDTWRAEQNAGIERLEVPLEDGTAVCWTAGLSATDPKPLIVVMGGIVSVKEQWAPLLVHAEAFGVALAVTELPGVGENTVPYGPRSPRMLSAILDALSGRADVSRTAAIALSFGGHLALRCALVDSRLACVATVGAPLRLFFEDEAWQRQVPRTTLAALAHTTGVPPSLVFGYTRGWGLTDQELGALRIPVHYIAALRDEIVPLGEAAVLRRAAVPGEVTVLDDVHGAPAHLDHTRGLLLGAALAAAAPAAPGAVPEAA; encoded by the coding sequence ATGACCACACGGCTCGGTGCCGACGACGCCATCGGCCTGGAGGAACTGCGCGGGCTGTCCCTGCTGCACGCACAGGCCCAGGGCATCGAACCCGGCGCCGCCCAGGAGCTGCTGGCCCGGATCACCGAGCCGTGGGGCGACCGTCCGCGCTCCTGGGGACGCGTCTGGTGCGCGGAGGGCGACCGGCTGGCCGGCCAGGGACTGCACCTGGAGGCCTCCCGCCACTACGCGATGGCCCGCTTCCCCTACCCCGGGGACGCGCCCCGCCAGGAGGCCCAGCGCCGCTGTGTCGCGGCGTTCGACACCTGGCGCGCGGAACAGAACGCCGGCATCGAGCGGCTGGAGGTCCCGCTCGAGGACGGCACCGCCGTCTGCTGGACCGCCGGGCTGTCGGCCACCGACCCGAAACCGCTGATCGTCGTCATGGGCGGCATCGTCAGCGTCAAGGAGCAGTGGGCGCCGCTGCTGGTGCACGCCGAGGCGTTCGGCGTCGCGCTCGCCGTCACCGAACTGCCCGGCGTGGGCGAGAACACCGTGCCGTACGGACCGCGCTCCCCGCGCATGCTCTCCGCGATCCTCGACGCGCTGTCCGGCCGCGCCGATGTCAGCCGCACCGCTGCCATCGCGCTCAGCTTCGGCGGCCATCTCGCGCTGCGCTGCGCCCTGGTGGACTCCCGGCTGGCCTGTGTGGCCACCGTCGGTGCCCCGCTGCGGCTGTTCTTCGAGGACGAGGCCTGGCAGCGCCAGGTGCCCCGCACCACCCTCGCGGCGCTGGCCCACACCACCGGCGTCCCGCCGTCCCTCGTCTTCGGGTACACCCGCGGCTGGGGCCTCACCGACCAGGAGCTCGGTGCGCTGCGGATCCCCGTCCACTACATCGCCGCCCTGCGCGACGAGATCGTGCCGCTGGGCGAGGCCGCCGTGCTCCGGAGGGCGGCCGTCCCGGGCGAGGTGACGGTCCTCGACGACGTGCACGGTGCGCCCGCCCATCTCGACCACACCCGCGGACTACTGCTGGGGGCCGCGCTCGCCGCCGCCGCACCGGCGGCGCCCGGCGCGGTACCGGAAGCCGCCTGA